From Caldicellulosiruptor hydrothermalis 108, a single genomic window includes:
- a CDS encoding glycosyl hydrolase: MRKGLKIASLIVSLVFLLGLLPTGIFGAVETSVQSYVFDFEDGTTMTFDEAWGDSLKCIKKVSVSTDLQRPGNKYALRLDVEFNENNGWDQGDLGAWIGGVVEGQFDFTNYKSVEFEMFVPYDEFAKAKGGFAYKVVLNDGWKELGSEFSITVNAGKKVKINGKDYMVIHKAFAIPDDFRTKKRAQLVFQFAGQNCNYKGPIYLDNIRIRPEDASNLSKEDYGSSEEEEIVENFFTGVTLVYPVEGKNFVYNFEKDTMGFYKYSGDGFAKKTKSMEFSQDLKTSTNAGSLKLNANFQGTAFEEMNIAVKLTDKEGKLFDLGKYSTLEYTIYIPNPDKVAGKIMSASAVDSPWKIIKDFTALNYKDKTTWKEINGKTYAVIKCKDNLYNVREKAGVLVLRIAGSYVKYTGPIYIDNVALIAGKKVAPKVERISLPNPKTYYKVKIEAESASDGWAYSVEKENAKFSGKGYVLLFGNNMGNTLYNIKVPKTGHYIFTLAISTLGLVKDGSIDIWIDGDLKGGAKVPNVKGKFQEVVVRKKIYLTEGEHTISLQKSGGYTIAVDYFVIEELVAANKSKLSVSSKLVTPNPHPNAQRLMNYLASIYGEKILSGQQSSGEGKEVQMIFDVTRRYPAVRSFDLMDYSPSRMQRGTKGTDVDEAIKWWKNGGIVAFCWHWNAPTGLIDQPGKEWWRGFYTEATTFDLKKAMDNPNSEEYKLILRDIDAIAQQFKKLQAEGVPVLFRPLHEASGGWFWWGAKGAEPYIKLWKLMFDRLVNYHKVNNLIWVWNGQDAAWYPGDQYVDIIAEDIYEEKAQYSPYTERFVKALKYTNSNKMIALSECGTIPDPAVLKQEGVSWLWFSVWAGGYVMTGSKYNDEWNDNHMLRKIYNSDYVITKDELPDIKSIPLE; the protein is encoded by the coding sequence ATGAGAAAAGGCTTAAAGATTGCATCTTTAATAGTGAGCCTTGTATTTTTACTTGGGCTTTTGCCGACAGGAATTTTTGGTGCTGTTGAGACATCTGTTCAAAGCTATGTTTTCGACTTTGAAGATGGTACCACAATGACATTCGATGAGGCTTGGGGAGATTCATTAAAATGTATCAAAAAGGTGTCAGTTTCTACTGATTTGCAGCGACCTGGTAACAAGTATGCGCTCAGGCTTGATGTTGAGTTCAACGAGAACAATGGATGGGACCAGGGTGACCTTGGTGCATGGATAGGTGGTGTTGTCGAAGGGCAGTTTGACTTTACAAACTACAAGTCTGTTGAGTTTGAAATGTTTGTTCCATACGACGAGTTTGCAAAAGCAAAAGGTGGCTTTGCTTACAAGGTTGTATTGAATGATGGATGGAAAGAACTTGGAAGCGAATTTAGCATTACAGTAAATGCTGGCAAAAAGGTGAAGATAAACGGCAAGGACTATATGGTCATTCACAAGGCGTTTGCAATTCCAGATGATTTTAGAACCAAAAAGCGTGCACAGCTTGTGTTCCAGTTTGCAGGTCAAAACTGCAACTACAAAGGACCTATCTATCTTGACAATATAAGAATAAGACCTGAAGATGCGTCAAACCTCTCGAAAGAAGACTATGGAAGTAGCGAAGAAGAGGAGATTGTGGAAAACTTTTTCACAGGGGTTACTCTTGTGTATCCAGTGGAAGGCAAAAACTTTGTGTACAACTTTGAAAAAGACACAATGGGATTTTATAAATACTCAGGTGATGGATTTGCAAAGAAAACAAAATCGATGGAGTTTTCGCAGGATCTAAAGACATCAACAAATGCAGGCAGCCTCAAACTCAATGCTAATTTCCAGGGCACTGCGTTTGAAGAAATGAACATTGCTGTAAAGCTTACAGACAAAGAAGGAAAACTTTTTGACCTTGGCAAATACTCTACACTTGAATATACAATCTACATACCAAATCCAGACAAAGTTGCCGGAAAAATCATGTCAGCAAGTGCAGTGGATAGTCCATGGAAGATAATCAAAGACTTTACTGCTCTCAACTATAAAGATAAGACAACATGGAAAGAGATAAACGGAAAAACTTATGCGGTCATAAAGTGCAAGGATAACCTTTACAATGTAAGAGAAAAAGCAGGTGTGCTGGTTTTGAGGATTGCAGGGTCTTATGTAAAGTATACAGGACCCATCTACATTGACAATGTAGCATTAATTGCTGGAAAGAAGGTTGCACCAAAGGTGGAGAGAATATCACTTCCAAATCCAAAGACATACTATAAGGTGAAGATTGAAGCTGAGAGTGCAAGTGATGGCTGGGCGTACAGCGTTGAGAAAGAAAATGCAAAGTTTTCTGGGAAAGGCTATGTTCTGTTGTTTGGGAACAACATGGGCAATACACTCTACAACATAAAAGTTCCAAAGACAGGACATTACATCTTTACTCTTGCGATCTCAACCCTTGGGCTTGTAAAGGATGGTAGTATTGATATCTGGATAGACGGTGATTTGAAAGGCGGAGCAAAAGTTCCAAACGTAAAGGGCAAGTTCCAGGAAGTTGTTGTCAGAAAGAAGATTTATTTAACAGAAGGTGAGCATACAATATCACTTCAAAAATCTGGCGGATACACAATTGCAGTGGACTACTTTGTGATAGAGGAACTTGTTGCGGCAAATAAATCAAAGCTTTCGGTTTCTTCAAAGTTAGTGACGCCAAATCCACACCCAAATGCCCAAAGGCTCATGAATTATTTGGCAAGCATTTACGGTGAAAAGATTTTATCTGGGCAGCAGAGCAGCGGTGAAGGTAAAGAAGTTCAGATGATTTTTGATGTAACAAGAAGATATCCTGCTGTTAGAAGCTTTGATCTCATGGACTACTCACCAAGCAGAATGCAGCGTGGCACAAAAGGTACAGATGTTGATGAAGCAATAAAGTGGTGGAAGAATGGCGGCATAGTTGCATTTTGCTGGCACTGGAACGCACCAACAGGTCTTATAGACCAGCCCGGCAAAGAGTGGTGGAGAGGCTTTTACACAGAAGCTACAACATTTGACCTCAAGAAAGCCATGGACAATCCGAACTCTGAGGAGTATAAGCTAATTTTGAGAGATATAGACGCAATTGCGCAGCAGTTCAAAAAACTGCAGGCTGAAGGTGTGCCAGTTCTTTTCAGACCACTGCACGAAGCGTCTGGCGGTTGGTTCTGGTGGGGAGCTAAAGGAGCAGAGCCGTATATAAAGCTTTGGAAGCTCATGTTTGACAGGCTTGTAAACTATCACAAGGTCAACAACCTAATATGGGTATGGAACGGTCAGGATGCGGCTTGGTATCCGGGAGATCAGTATGTTGATATAATTGCAGAAGATATATATGAGGAAAAAGCTCAGTACTCACCATATACAGAGAGGTTTGTGAAAGCTCTCAAGTACACGAATTCAAACAAGATGATAGCACTTTCTGAGTGCGGAACTATTCCTGACCCGGCTGTACTAAAACAGGAAGGTGTTTCGTGGCTGTGGTTTTCTGTATGGGCAGGAGGCTATGTCATGACAGGCAGCAAATACAATGATGAATGGAACGACAATCACATGCTGCGAAAGATTTACAACAGCGACTATGTAATAACAAAAGATGAGCTACCTGATATAAAGAGCATTCCACTCGAATAG
- a CDS encoding zinc ribbon domain-containing protein, with protein MFFIGIFGIEEKAKAIRQIDVTICPFCSRKGNHTLLKVYNYFHFFFIPLFRWNVRYFLQTSCCNRIYIITNQQLAHDLERGIDTPITLADVELFRKFETSYGFDDERSDFCPNCQRRVSKTFLYCPYCGSKLE; from the coding sequence ATGTTTTTTATAGGTATATTTGGCATTGAAGAGAAAGCAAAAGCTATACGGCAAATAGATGTGACAATTTGCCCTTTTTGCTCAAGAAAAGGAAACCATACTTTGCTTAAAGTTTATAACTATTTTCATTTTTTCTTTATTCCGCTTTTCAGGTGGAATGTTAGGTATTTTTTGCAAACAAGCTGTTGCAATCGAATTTATATAATTACAAATCAGCAACTTGCTCATGATTTGGAACGTGGAATTGACACTCCAATTACCCTTGCCGATGTTGAGCTTTTTAGAAAATTTGAAACTTCATATGGATTTGATGATGAAAGGTCTGATTTTTGTCCGAACTGTCAAAGAAGAGTTTCAAAGACTTTTTTGTACTGTCCTTATTGCGGCAGCAAGCTTGAATAA
- a CDS encoding M23 family metallopeptidase: MAKNIAKSKTSATATVLDQKKARFVSKDTRDNEFKQNLKEPLIKPEKPLVLADAKKEKKKSKDKKTTKRENNSYLHRFWRAISSKVKPAIIKKTRVFKNKPESFVFSHKHFRKNPLKSILEEILRIVIGLRFIGNIRNSKEGMLKLKIFSTLAFMIFMIFALHRIPSTYQKAYAVLLNGSIVGYVKDKTEAQKLFSNLKKEISSKHGTDEFVFQNKPQLKEIPPGQYKSTSLDSLKNTIIEKGVVLVKRYALFVNSKAYMVFENPQIPQKVLLKLKSVYYKNEAASARFLEKVEIKPVYVKTSVSVATEDQALTKIMFGKDEVIEYTIKEGDTLWDLARKYDISVDDIFASNPGLTEKIMPGQKIKLSKMTPLINVVLEKEVEFEDILPKQVKVIKSENYYTTQTIVKQEGKDGRAKIKAKIVYMNGLEYDRKILSQQILQRPVDRVVVVGTKKPPRYFATGRFSYPVWGLLTSRFGYRGREFHEGIDLAVPWGSNVYAADGGVVEFAGWSGGYGKLIIINHQNGYKTYYGHLSRFLVSPGQKVAKGQLIAKSGSTGRSTGPHLHFEVRKNGVPQNPLVYLR; this comes from the coding sequence GTGGCAAAGAACATTGCAAAATCTAAGACATCTGCCACAGCCACCGTTTTGGACCAAAAGAAAGCAAGGTTTGTTTCAAAAGATACAAGGGATAATGAATTCAAACAGAATTTAAAAGAGCCATTGATAAAACCTGAAAAACCTCTTGTGCTGGCAGATGCAAAAAAAGAAAAGAAAAAATCAAAAGATAAAAAAACAACTAAGAGGGAGAATAATAGTTATTTACATAGATTTTGGAGAGCTATATCTTCCAAGGTAAAACCAGCGATAATTAAGAAAACCCGCGTTTTCAAAAATAAACCAGAAAGCTTTGTTTTTTCTCACAAGCATTTCAGAAAAAATCCTCTAAAAAGTATATTAGAGGAGATATTAAGAATAGTTATTGGGCTGAGGTTCATTGGAAATATAAGAAATTCAAAGGAAGGTATGCTGAAGCTAAAGATATTTTCCACACTGGCATTTATGATTTTTATGATTTTTGCTTTACATAGAATTCCAAGTACATACCAGAAAGCTTATGCAGTTTTACTCAATGGAAGCATTGTAGGATATGTAAAGGACAAAACAGAGGCTCAAAAACTTTTCAGTAACTTGAAAAAAGAAATTTCAAGCAAGCATGGAACGGACGAATTTGTTTTTCAAAACAAACCTCAGCTAAAGGAAATTCCGCCTGGCCAATACAAAAGTACAAGTTTGGATAGTCTCAAAAACACCATAATAGAAAAAGGTGTTGTGCTTGTAAAAAGGTATGCGCTTTTTGTAAACTCAAAAGCTTACATGGTATTTGAAAATCCTCAGATACCACAAAAAGTCTTGCTTAAACTAAAAAGCGTTTATTACAAAAATGAGGCAGCATCTGCAAGATTTTTAGAAAAGGTTGAGATAAAGCCTGTGTATGTAAAAACGAGTGTGTCAGTTGCAACTGAAGATCAGGCGCTTACCAAGATAATGTTTGGAAAAGATGAGGTAATTGAGTATACTATCAAAGAAGGAGATACGCTGTGGGATTTAGCCAGAAAATATGATATCTCTGTGGATGATATATTTGCCTCGAACCCGGGCCTCACTGAAAAAATAATGCCAGGGCAGAAGATAAAACTTTCTAAGATGACACCGCTTATTAACGTTGTGCTTGAAAAGGAAGTGGAGTTTGAGGATATTCTGCCCAAGCAAGTAAAAGTTATAAAATCTGAGAACTATTATACAACACAGACTATTGTAAAGCAGGAAGGGAAAGATGGAAGGGCAAAGATAAAAGCTAAGATTGTGTACATGAACGGTCTTGAGTATGACAGAAAGATACTTTCCCAGCAAATTTTGCAAAGACCAGTTGACAGGGTTGTAGTTGTTGGAACAAAAAAACCTCCAAGATATTTTGCAACAGGAAGATTTTCGTATCCTGTATGGGGGCTACTTACATCGCGATTTGGATACAGAGGGAGAGAATTTCATGAAGGGATAGACCTTGCTGTTCCGTGGGGTTCAAACGTGTATGCAGCAGATGGTGGTGTTGTTGAGTTTGCCGGGTGGTCAGGTGGTTATGGCAAGCTCATTATTATAAATCACCAGAATGGCTACAAAACTTACTATGGTCATCTTAGCAGGTTTTTGGTAAGCCCAGGACAGAAGGTTGCAAAGGGGCAGCTTATTGCCAAAAGCGGGTCAACTGGCAGAAGTACAGGTCCTCATCTTCATTTTGAGGTGAGGAAAAATGGCGTGCCACAAAATCCGCTTGTGTATCTGCGCTAA
- a CDS encoding RidA family protein, translating into MKKCIVSNDAPKPVGPYSHAVQVGNLLFVSGQLAINPMSGKIEGDDIKVQTQLVFKNIEAILKEAGFSFEDVVKVNVYLSSLEDFAKFNEVYSTIFTQNFPARTTIEAKLLPGALIEVDVIAAKE; encoded by the coding sequence ATGAAAAAATGTATAGTTTCAAATGATGCTCCAAAACCAGTTGGACCGTATTCGCATGCTGTGCAGGTTGGAAATCTTCTTTTTGTCTCAGGACAGCTTGCCATAAACCCAATGTCTGGGAAAATAGAAGGTGACGATATAAAAGTTCAAACACAGCTTGTCTTCAAGAACATTGAAGCTATTTTGAAAGAAGCTGGATTTTCTTTTGAAGATGTTGTCAAAGTAAATGTATATTTGTCCTCACTTGAGGATTTTGCAAAGTTTAACGAAGTTTACTCCACAATCTTTACGCAGAATTTCCCTGCAAGAACAACCATTGAGGCAAAGCTTTTGCCAGGTGCTCTTATAGAAGTTGATGTTATTGCTGCAAAGGAGTGA
- the queC gene encoding 7-cyano-7-deazaguanine synthase QueC, with amino-acid sequence MRAVVVLSGGMDSTTLLYDVKSQGYEVFAISFLYGQKHSKELEFAKKTCSLLSIPHKIVDISFFAELAPSALTTPDWDVPEGYYTDSTMKQTVVPNRNMVLLSISAAYAISLGAKKLFYGAHAGDHPIYPDCRKEFVEVMKNALYLADYIGLELEAPYVDMKKEDILRRGLELGVNYSLTWSCYKGGQKACGRCGTCTERIEAFKKVGVKDPIEYEIEIDW; translated from the coding sequence ATGAGAGCTGTTGTTGTTTTATCTGGTGGTATGGACTCAACAACACTTCTTTATGATGTTAAAAGTCAAGGCTATGAAGTCTTTGCAATAAGTTTTTTGTACGGACAAAAACATTCAAAAGAGCTTGAGTTTGCAAAAAAGACATGCAGTCTTTTATCCATCCCTCACAAGATTGTTGATATCTCATTTTTTGCAGAGCTTGCACCATCTGCACTCACAACGCCTGACTGGGATGTGCCAGAGGGATATTACACCGACAGCACCATGAAACAGACAGTTGTTCCAAACAGGAACATGGTTTTGCTTTCTATTTCTGCAGCATATGCTATATCGCTTGGGGCAAAAAAGCTGTTTTATGGCGCACACGCAGGTGATCATCCCATATACCCTGATTGTCGCAAAGAGTTTGTTGAGGTAATGAAAAATGCACTATATCTTGCTGACTATATAGGTCTTGAGCTTGAAGCACCTTATGTTGATATGAAAAAAGAAGACATACTCAGAAGAGGTCTTGAACTTGGAGTAAATTATAGCCTGACATGGTCATGTTACAAAGGCGGTCAAAAAGCCTGTGGCAGGTGCGGAACATGCACAGAGCGGATTGAAGCTTTCAAAAAAGTGGGCGTGAAAGACCCAATTGAATATGAAATTGAAATTGACTGGTAA
- a CDS encoding TIGR00269 family protein has translation MKCVRCKGKGIIYLKRHNAAFCQDCFLYYYNNQVKKNIKRHKMFDKKDKILVVISGGKDSMALWHILASEGYNVTGMYINLGIGQYSDKSQQVVESFAQKNGLELIVKDIKKEYGLDIYKLSKLLKRSTCSICGSIKRYLFNKVAYDGGFSAVATGHNLDDEAATLLGNVLSWEEGYLARQSPVLESTHPKLVKKVKPLYTLTERENLFYVLINKIEFLHDECPHAIGARSILYKEVLNRLEEESPGTKQRFITSFLEKGRRHFQDVQEKLELKECSICGQVTTTEVCSFCRFVRLSNQNTEN, from the coding sequence TTGAAGTGTGTGAGATGTAAAGGAAAGGGCATAATTTATCTCAAACGCCACAATGCAGCTTTTTGTCAGGATTGTTTTTTATATTATTACAATAATCAGGTAAAGAAAAATATAAAAAGGCACAAGATGTTTGACAAAAAGGATAAGATTTTGGTGGTAATTTCCGGCGGGAAAGACAGCATGGCTCTGTGGCACATATTGGCAAGCGAAGGGTACAATGTCACAGGGATGTATATAAACCTTGGAATTGGCCAGTATTCTGACAAATCACAGCAGGTTGTGGAAAGCTTTGCGCAAAAAAACGGTCTTGAGCTTATTGTAAAAGACATTAAAAAAGAGTATGGGCTTGACATATACAAACTTTCAAAGCTTTTAAAAAGAAGCACATGTTCCATTTGCGGTTCAATAAAAAGATACCTCTTTAACAAAGTAGCATATGATGGCGGGTTTTCAGCTGTTGCAACAGGACACAACCTTGACGATGAAGCAGCAACGCTTTTGGGAAATGTACTTTCGTGGGAAGAAGGATATCTTGCAAGACAGTCGCCTGTGCTTGAATCCACCCATCCAAAACTTGTAAAAAAAGTAAAGCCGCTTTATACTCTTACAGAGCGTGAAAACTTGTTTTATGTTCTTATAAACAAAATAGAATTTTTGCACGATGAATGTCCGCACGCAATTGGTGCTAGGTCAATTTTGTACAAAGAGGTTTTAAACAGGCTTGAAGAGGAAAGCCCGGGGACAAAACAGCGCTTTATAACAAGCTTTCTTGAAAAGGGAAGAAGACATTTTCAGGATGTTCAAGAGAAGCTTGAACTGAAGGAGTGTAGCATCTGCGGCCAGGTCACAACAACAGAGGTGTGTTCGTTTTGCAGGTTTGTGAGGCTGTCAAACCAAAATACAGAAAACTAA
- a CDS encoding MoaD/ThiS family protein, whose protein sequence is MKVIFVGKNKEVEVKGPKTVINLAKELNITLEANVFIRNGEIVAPDDILNDEDTIEVISAVSGG, encoded by the coding sequence GTGAAGGTAATATTTGTGGGTAAAAATAAAGAGGTTGAAGTAAAAGGACCAAAGACAGTTATAAATCTTGCTAAAGAACTTAATATAACTTTAGAGGCAAACGTGTTCATCAGAAATGGCGAGATAGTTGCACCTGATGATATTTTAAATGATGAAGACACAATTGAGGTTATCTCAGCTGTTTCAGGTGGTTAG